The genomic window GTTCAGCGGGAAGATCACCTCGGCGCAGAACTTGCCGCCCTCCTCGAGGATCTGGTCGATCAGCTCGCGGTTGGTCTCGGCGTGCGCCGGCATCTCGGCGAGCTGGCTTTCGACGTCGAGCAATTCGTGCAGCACGAAGTGCATGTCGCGCAGCGGCGGTTGGTACTGTCCCATGGCTGTTCCCCTTGTTGATCAGTCGGGTGGATGGAGGCTTCCGGCGGCCTGCACGCCGTCGATGTCGGAAGCAATGAAACGAACGTTTGAATGATTCTCGGCGAGGGAGCGGCAGTCGTCAAGTTGCAGTGCAGCAAACAGCGCGCGCCGCGCGGGATTGGGCGTCGGCGAGCGCGTCTGGCGCCGCCGTGGCCGGGCTGGCGCGCGTGCTAAAATCCTGCTTTCCCCCCGTTGTTGCCCGATGAAACTGACGATCAACGGCGAAAGCCGCGAATTCAACCTGCCGACGCCGGCTACCGTCGCCGCGCTGCTCGACGCGCTGGCGCTGACCGGCAAGCGGATCGCCATCGAAATGAACGGCGAGATCGTGCCGAAGAGTCGGCACGGCGAGACGCCGGTCGCCGACGGCGACCGGTTCGAGATCGTCGTCGCGGTCGGCGGCGGCTGACCCGTCAAGGAGTGCTTACTTACATGGACCAGCTCGTCATCGCCGGCAAGTCCTACGCCTCGCGGCTGCTCGTCGGCACCGGCAAGTACAAGGATTTCGCCGAAACCAAGGAGGCGATCGCCGCCTCCGGCGCCGAGATCGTCACCGTCGCCATCCGCCGCACCAACATCGGCCAGGACCCGGGCCAGCCGAACCTGC from Azospira restricta includes these protein-coding regions:
- the thiS gene encoding sulfur carrier protein ThiS encodes the protein MKLTINGESREFNLPTPATVAALLDALALTGKRIAIEMNGEIVPKSRHGETPVADGDRFEIVVAVGGG